In the Drosophila gunungcola strain Sukarami unplaced genomic scaffold, Dgunungcola_SK_2 000001F, whole genome shotgun sequence genome, one interval contains:
- the LOC128261944 gene encoding tyrosine-protein kinase Btk29A isoform X2, with protein sequence MIPCVSLAETSVIGNMKERVKEMKVFGCRLNFWNHIGHSLTSSKAKEGNGSSPAQNSTRSISPNSSTTNSQFSLQHNSSGSLGGGVGGGLGGGGSLGLGGGGGGGGSCTPTSLQPQSSLTTFKQSPTLLNGNGTLLDANMPGGIPTPGTPNSKAKDNSHFVKLVVALYPFKAIEGGDLSLEKNAEYEVIDDSQEHWWKVKDGVGNVGYIPSNYVKPKALLGLERYEWYVGDMSRQRAESLLKQGDKEGCFVVRKSSTKGLYTLSLHTKVPQSHVKHYHIKQNARCEYYLSEKHCCETIPDLINYHRHNSGGLACRLKSSPCDRPVPPTAGLSHDKWEIHPMELMLMEELGSGQFGVVRRGKWRGSIDTAVKMMKEGTMSEDDFIEEAKVMTKLQHPNLVQLYGVCSKHRPIYIVTEYMKHGSLLNYLRRHEKTLIGNMGLLLDMCIQVSKGMTYLERHNYIHRDLAARNCLVGSENVVKVADFGLARYVLDDQYTSSGGTKFPIKWAPPEVLNYTRFSSKSDVWAYGVLMWEIFTCGKMPYGRLKNTEVVERVQRGIILEKPKSCAKEIYDVMKLCWSHGPEERPAFRVLMDQLALVAQTLTD encoded by the exons ATGATTCCCTGCGTGAGTTTGGCCGAAACGAGCGTCATTGGCAACATGAAGGAGCGGGTCAAGGAAATGAAAGTGTTCGGCTGCCGGCTCAACTTCTGGAACCACATTGGTCACAGCCTGACCAGTTCCAAAGCCAAAGAAG GCAACGGCAGTTCTCCAGCCCAGAATTCAACGCGCAGCATCAGCCCCAACAGCTCCACGACCAACAGTCAGTTCAGCCTGCAGCACAACAGCTCGGGGAGTCTCGGCGGCGGAGTGGGCGGCGGATTGGGAGGCGGAGGCAGCCTTGGCCtaggcggcggaggaggaggtggcggCAGTTGCACGCCCACATCACTGCAGCCTCAG TCCTCGTTGACAACTTTCAAGCAATCCCCAACTCTATTGAACGGTAACGGAACTCTATTGGATGCCAATATGCCTGGCGGTATACCAACCCCCGGAACACCGAATTCCAAAGCCAAA GACAATTCACACTTTGTCAAATTGGTGGTGGCTCTCTATCCATTCAAAGCCATCGAAGGCGGCGATCTATCGCTGGAAAAG AATGCGGAATACGAGGTTATCGATGACTCACAGGAGCACTGGTGGAAGGTCAAAGATGGCGTAGGAAATGTCGGCTATATACCCAGCAACTATGTCAAGCCTAAGGCGCTGCTGGGCCTGGAGCGCTATGA ATGGTATGTGGGCGACATGTCGCGACAGAGGGCCGAATCCCTGCTAAAACAGGGCGACAAGGAGGGCTGCTTTGTGGTCCGCAAGTCATCGACAAAGGGTCTCTACACACTATCGCTGCATACCAAAGT TCCACAGTCGCATGTGAAGCACTATCACATCAAGCAGAATGCCCGCTGCGAGTATTATTTGAGCGAGAAGCACTGCTGTGAAACTATTCCGGATCTGATCAACTACCATCGCCACAACTCTGGGGGCTTGGCCTGCCGTCTCAAATCCTCGCCCTGCGATCGTCCAGTTCCACCGACGGCGGGATTGTCCCACGACAAGTGGGAGATCCATCCGATGGAACTGATGCTGATGGAGGAACTGGGATCGGGACAGTTTGGTGTGGTGCGGCGCGGCAAGTGGCGTGGATCGATTGACACGGCAGTGAAGATGATGAAGGAGGGCACCATGTCCGAGGACGATTTCATTGAGGAGGCCAAGGTGATGACCAAGCTGCAGCATCCGAATCTGGTGCAGCTATATGGCGTGTGCTCCAAGCACCGACCCATCTACATTGTCACCGAGTACATGAAGCATGGCTCCTTGTTGAACTACTTGCGCCGGCATGAGAAGACCCTGATTGGCAACATGGGTCTGCTGCTGGACATGTGCATACAGGTGAGCAAGGGCATGACCTACCTGGAGCGCCACAACTACATCCATCGAGATCTGGCTGCCCGCAATTGCCTTGTGGGCTCCGAGAATGTCGTCAAAGTGGCCGACTTTGGACTGGCCCGATACGTTCTGGACGATCAGTACACAAGCTCCGGCGGCACCAAGTTTCCCATCAAGTGGGCGCCGCCCGAGGTGCTCAACTATACGCGCTTCTCCTCCAAGAGCGATGTGTGGGCATACG GTGTGCTGATGTGGGAGATCTTCACCTGCGGCAAGATGCCGTACGGTCGCCTAAAGAACACCGAGGTTGTGGAGCGTGTGCAGCGCGGAATTATCCTAGAGAAACCAAAGTCGTGTGCCAAGGAGATTTATGAT GTCATGAAGTTGTGCTGGTCCCATGGACCCGAGGAGCGTCCCGCGTTCCGTGTGCTCATGGACCAGCTGGCTCTTGTGGCCCAGACGCTAACCGACTAA
- the LOC128261944 gene encoding tyrosine-protein kinase Btk29A isoform X3 yields MMLLSALKLGNGSSPAQNSTRSISPNSSTTNSQFSLQHNSSGSLGGGVGGGLGGGGSLGLGGGGGGGGSCTPTSLQPQSSLTTFKQSPTLLNGNGTLLDANMPGGIPTPGTPNSKAKDNSHFVKLVVALYPFKAIEGGDLSLEKNAEYEVIDDSQEHWWKVKDGVGNVGYIPSNYVKPKALLGLERYEWYVGDMSRQRAESLLKQGDKEGCFVVRKSSTKGLYTLSLHTKVPQSHVKHYHIKQNARCEYYLSEKHCCETIPDLINYHRHNSGGLACRLKSSPCDRPVPPTAGLSHDKWEIHPMELMLMEELGSGQFGVVRRGKWRGSIDTAVKMMKEGTMSEDDFIEEAKVMTKLQHPNLVQLYGVCSKHRPIYIVTEYMKHGSLLNYLRRHEKTLIGNMGLLLDMCIQVSKGMTYLERHNYIHRDLAARNCLVGSENVVKVADFGLARYVLDDQYTSSGGTKFPIKWAPPEVLNYTRFSSKSDVWAYGVLMWEIFTCGKMPYGRLKNTEVVERVQRGIILEKPKSCAKEIYDVMKLCWSHGPEERPAFRVLMDQLALVAQTLTD; encoded by the exons ATGATGCTTTTATCGGCTCTGAAGCTGG GCAACGGCAGTTCTCCAGCCCAGAATTCAACGCGCAGCATCAGCCCCAACAGCTCCACGACCAACAGTCAGTTCAGCCTGCAGCACAACAGCTCGGGGAGTCTCGGCGGCGGAGTGGGCGGCGGATTGGGAGGCGGAGGCAGCCTTGGCCtaggcggcggaggaggaggtggcggCAGTTGCACGCCCACATCACTGCAGCCTCAG TCCTCGTTGACAACTTTCAAGCAATCCCCAACTCTATTGAACGGTAACGGAACTCTATTGGATGCCAATATGCCTGGCGGTATACCAACCCCCGGAACACCGAATTCCAAAGCCAAA GACAATTCACACTTTGTCAAATTGGTGGTGGCTCTCTATCCATTCAAAGCCATCGAAGGCGGCGATCTATCGCTGGAAAAG AATGCGGAATACGAGGTTATCGATGACTCACAGGAGCACTGGTGGAAGGTCAAAGATGGCGTAGGAAATGTCGGCTATATACCCAGCAACTATGTCAAGCCTAAGGCGCTGCTGGGCCTGGAGCGCTATGA ATGGTATGTGGGCGACATGTCGCGACAGAGGGCCGAATCCCTGCTAAAACAGGGCGACAAGGAGGGCTGCTTTGTGGTCCGCAAGTCATCGACAAAGGGTCTCTACACACTATCGCTGCATACCAAAGT TCCACAGTCGCATGTGAAGCACTATCACATCAAGCAGAATGCCCGCTGCGAGTATTATTTGAGCGAGAAGCACTGCTGTGAAACTATTCCGGATCTGATCAACTACCATCGCCACAACTCTGGGGGCTTGGCCTGCCGTCTCAAATCCTCGCCCTGCGATCGTCCAGTTCCACCGACGGCGGGATTGTCCCACGACAAGTGGGAGATCCATCCGATGGAACTGATGCTGATGGAGGAACTGGGATCGGGACAGTTTGGTGTGGTGCGGCGCGGCAAGTGGCGTGGATCGATTGACACGGCAGTGAAGATGATGAAGGAGGGCACCATGTCCGAGGACGATTTCATTGAGGAGGCCAAGGTGATGACCAAGCTGCAGCATCCGAATCTGGTGCAGCTATATGGCGTGTGCTCCAAGCACCGACCCATCTACATTGTCACCGAGTACATGAAGCATGGCTCCTTGTTGAACTACTTGCGCCGGCATGAGAAGACCCTGATTGGCAACATGGGTCTGCTGCTGGACATGTGCATACAGGTGAGCAAGGGCATGACCTACCTGGAGCGCCACAACTACATCCATCGAGATCTGGCTGCCCGCAATTGCCTTGTGGGCTCCGAGAATGTCGTCAAAGTGGCCGACTTTGGACTGGCCCGATACGTTCTGGACGATCAGTACACAAGCTCCGGCGGCACCAAGTTTCCCATCAAGTGGGCGCCGCCCGAGGTGCTCAACTATACGCGCTTCTCCTCCAAGAGCGATGTGTGGGCATACG GTGTGCTGATGTGGGAGATCTTCACCTGCGGCAAGATGCCGTACGGTCGCCTAAAGAACACCGAGGTTGTGGAGCGTGTGCAGCGCGGAATTATCCTAGAGAAACCAAAGTCGTGTGCCAAGGAGATTTATGAT GTCATGAAGTTGTGCTGGTCCCATGGACCCGAGGAGCGTCCCGCGTTCCGTGTGCTCATGGACCAGCTGGCTCTTGTGGCCCAGACGCTAACCGACTAA